The Corallococcus macrosporus region TTGTAGATGTCGACCTCGCTCGACACGTCGCTCAGGGCCGCGTTGGAGTCCGCCTTCACCACGATGCGGCTGGCGTCCACCGACTCCACGATGCCGTCACGACGGGCCACGCACGTCACGCCCGAGTCGCGCGCGACGATGGCCTCGATGCCCGTGCCCACGAGCGGGGCCGCGGTGCGCAGCAGCGGCACCGCCTGACGCTGCATGTTGGAGCCCATGAGCGCGCGGTTCGCGTCGTCGTTCTCCAGGAACGGGATGAGGGAGGCGGCCACCGACACCAGCTGGTTCGGGGACACGTCCATCAGGTCCACGTCCTCGGCCTTGACCTGGACGAACTCGCCGCTGCGGCGGCTCTGCACCAGCGCGTTGACGAACTTGCCCTTCTTGTCCGTCTCCGCGTTGGCCTGGGCGATGGTGTGCTTCTCCTCCTCGAGCGCCGAGTAGAAGGCCACGTCACCCGTCACGCTGCCCGCGTCCACCTTGCGGTACGGCGTCTCCACGAAGCCGAACTCGTTGACGCGCGCGTAGGTCGACAGCGACGCGATGAGGCCGATGTTCGGGCCTTCCGGCGTCTCGATGGGGCAGATGCGGCCGTAGTGCGTCGGGTGCACGTCGCGGACTTCGAAGCCCGCGCGCTCACGCGTGAGGCCGCCAGGCCCGAGCGCGGACAGACGACGCTTGTGCGTGACCTCGGAGAGCGGGTTCGTCTGGTCCATGAACTGCGACAGCTGGCTGGAGCCGAAGAACTCCTTGATCACCGCCGTCACCGGCTTGGCGTTGATCAGGTCGTGCGGCATGAGCGTCTCGATCTCCTGGAGGCTCATGCGCTCCTTGATCGCGCGCTCCATGCGGACGAGGCCGATGCGGTACTGGTTCTCCAGCAGCTCGCCCACCGCGCGGACGCGGCGGTTGCCCAGGTGGTCGATGTCGTCGATCGTGCCCTTGCCGTTCTTCAGGTCGATCAGGTAGCGGATGACCTCCAGGATGTCGCGCTTGGTCAGGATCTGACCGTCGAGAGGCTCCTCGAGGCTGAACTTGAAGTTCAGCTTGAGGCGGCCGACCTTGGACAGGTCGTAGCGCTCCGGGTTGAAGAACAGGTTGCTGAACAGGTTCGTCGCGGTCTCCGGCGTCGGGGGATCACCCGGGCGCAGGCGCCGGTAGATCTCCATGATGGCCTGCTCGGGCGACTCGATCTTGTCCAGCATCAACGTCTCACGCAGGTACGGACCCACGTTGAGGTTGTCGATGAAGAGGACCTTGAACTCCTTGATGTCGCGCTTGAGGAGCTCGTCCACCTTCTCCTGGGAGACCTCCTCGTTGCACTCGAGGATGACCTCACCGGTGTTCTCGTCCACCACGTCGTAGGCGGACACCTTGGTGAAGAGCTCGTCCGCGTCGATGGGCAGCTTGGTCATCTTCGCCGCTTCGAGCTTCTTGATGGCGGCGCGCGTGAACTTGCGGTTCTTCTTGACGATCAGCTCACCGGACTTGGTCTTGATGTCGCGCGTGGCGCGCTGACCCGGCAGGAGCTCCAGCTCGACGGACTTCTCGAAGTCCGCGGCGCTCTGCAGGTAGATGGTCTCGGTGGCGTAGTAGTAGTTGAGGATCTCCTCGGTGGAGCCCTTGAAGTCGAGCGGGTTCTTCTTCGCCGTGTCACCGACGGCGCCCAGGGCGCGGATGAGCACGGTGGCCGGCAGCTTGCGGCGCCGGTCGATGCGCACGTACAGCAGGTCCTTGTGGTCGAACTCGAAGTCGATCCACGAGCCGCGGTACGGGATGATGCGGGCGTTGTAGAGCAGCTTGCCCGACGAGTGGCTCTTGCCCTTGTCGTGGTCAAAGAACGCACCCGGGCTGCGGTGCAGCTGGCTCACCACGACGCGCTCGGTGCCGTTGATGATGAACGTACCGTTCTGGGTCATCAGCGGGATTTCGCCGAAGTAGACCTCCTGCTCCTTCACGTCGCGGATGGACTGGGCGCCGGTCTCCTCGTCCTTGTCCCAGACGACCAGGCGCACGACGACCTTGATGGGCGCCGAGTAGGTCATTCCACGCTGGTGGCACTCATCGACGTCGTACTTCGGCTTCTCCAGGTGATAGCTCACAAACTCCAGCGAGGAGGTCTCGTTGAAGTCCCGGATCGGGAAGACGGACTTGAAGACACCCTGAAGGCCAAGGTCCTCACGCTTCTCCGGGGCGATGTCGGCCTGGAGGAACTTCTCGTAGGATTGCTTCTGGATGTTGATGAGATTGGGAATGTCGATGATCTTCGCGATTTTCGCGAAGGTCTTCCGCACGCGGAAATTGTTCTGGATCTGCGTCGGCATTCGGTCTCCGGGGACGGCTGCTCGGGCGGGGCAAACTTCAGTAACGCGCGGCGGCGCCGGGAAATTTGGCAAATGTCAAATGGGCAAAGCCGGTGCCCCAGCAAAGGGAGCACCGGCCTGCTCATCCGATCAGCAGGCTGCCCGGGATTTCCCGGAAGAACAGGGCAGCCCCTGGACAGAACTACTTGATCTCGACGGTGGCGCCAGCCGCGGTGAGCTGGTCCTTGATCTTCTTGGCGTCGTCCTTGTTGACGCCTTCCTTGACCGTCTTGGGCGCACCCTCGACCAGGTCCTTGGCCTCCTTCAGGCCCAGGCCGGTGATGGCGCGGATCTCCTTGATGACGTTGATCTTGTTGGCGCCGGCGTTCGCCAGCACCACGTTGAACTCCGTCTTCTCCTCGACAGGAGCGGCGGCGGCAGCGCCACCACCACCGCCCGCGGCAACGGCCACGGCGGCGGCGGAAACGCCCCACTTGGTCTCCAGCATCTTCACGAGCTCGCCCGCCTCGAGGACGGTGAGCTTCGAGAGTTCTTCAGCAATCGCGTTCAAATCGGCCATGGAACTGTTCCTTCTGGTTGACTAACGGCCGGCGACCCATTTGGGCGGCTCGGCCGAAGAGGTTGCGGTAGAAAAACTTCTCGGAACGATTACTACCCCTGCGACTTGTCCGCGTGCGCCTGGATGACGCGCGCGAGGCTCGACGCGGGAGCGGCGATGGTCCGGACCAGCTTGCCTGCAGGCTGGTTGAGCATGCCGAGCAACTGGCCGCGCAGCTCGTTCAGGCCCGGCAGCTTCGCCAGCGCCTTCACGCCGTTGGCGTCGACCTTGTTACCGGCGACGACGGCGCTACGGACCTTGATGGTCTCCATGTCCTTGATGAAATCCATCAGGATCTTCGCAGGAGCCACCTCGTCGTCGTAGCTGATGCACAGCGCCACGGGACCGGTGAAGTCATCCGAAATCACGGAGACGGTCGTGCCCTGAGCGGCACGGCGCGCCAGCGTGTTCTTGATGACCTTGTACTCGACCTTGCCCTCGCGGAACTTGCGACGGAGCTTGGTGACGGTCTCGACGTTCACCTTGGAGGACTCCACGAGCACCGCGGTCTTGGTCCGCGCAAACTTCTCGTGAAGGTCCTTGATCATCTCTTCCTTCTCGCTCTTCAGCACCTTGACTCACCTCCTTCATGGCCCGACCTGACGGTCGGGCGTGATGCCTGGGCCAAAGTGGCAGAGCGAGAGAGGAGCCTCCGAGAGGCACCACACCGCACCTCCAGTCTCGGCAGGGCTGACCTTGCGGTCGTTTGAACCAGGAGTGGATGGACGGCCCGACCGGTTGCCCGGTTCCCAACGGACGCGTCTTCTCCCTTCCAGGTCCCTGCTGTCATGAACCAGGTCGGAACGCCGCGTCTCTCGACATGGCGCCCCAATTGCAAAAGCCGGGGGCCTATACCCCCGGCTTTCGCAAAGATCCAGCACTTTCTATCGGACCGATGTTCTCCGGGCGACGGGACAGCGCTCCCCGTCAGGGAGCGCACCCTTCCCTGCCCGTCCTGACACCCGCGACTAGCGGTGACGCGCCAGGATTTCCGTGGTGTCGAGCTTGATGCCCGGCCCCATGGTCGTCGAGATGGCGATGCCCTTCAGGTACACGCCCTTGGCGGTGGCCGGCTTGAGCTTCATCACCAAGTCCACCAGCGCGTTGAAGTTCGCCTCGAGCTTGTCCGCGGCGAAGGAGGCCTTGCCCATCTTCGCGTGGACGATACCGGCCTTCTCGGCGCGGAAATCCACCTTACCGCCCTTGGCGTCGCGGATGGCCTTGGCGACGTCCATGGTCACCGTGCCGACCTTCGGGTTCGGCATGAGGCCACGGGGACCGAGCACCTTACCGAGGCGGCCGACCACGCCCATCATGTCCGGCGTCGCGATGACGGTGTCGAAGTCGAGGAAGCCGCCCTCGATGCGCGCGCGCAGGTCATCATCACCCACGATGTCGGCGCCGGCGTTGGTGGCCTCGGTGGCGCGCTCACCCTTGGCGAACACGGCCACGCGCACGGTGGCGCCGGTGCCGTGCGGGAGCACCACGGCGCCACGGACCATCTGGTCCGCGTGCTTCGGGTCCACGCCCAGGTTGATGGCGACGTCGACCGTCTGGTCGTACTTCGTCGCGCGGGTCTCGACAGTCTTCTTCAGCAGCGCGAAGCCCTCGGCGACGGCGTAGCGCTTGTTGCGGTCCACCAGCTCGTTGGACGCGCGGAACTTCTTTCCATTGGTAGCCATGGCAGGAATCCTTGAGAGATGGGGCGGGCTAGCCGACGACGTCGATGCCCATGGAGCGCGCGGTGCCGGCAATGGTGTTCATGCAGGCTTCGAGGGACGCGGCGGTGGTGTCCTGGATCTTCTTGTTGGCGATCTCCTCGAGCTGCTTGCGGGTGATCTGCCCCACCTTCTCCTTGCCCGGCTTCTTCGCGCCCGAACCCTTCTTCTTCTCCGTGTGGAGACCCGCGGCCTTCTTGATGAGGATCGCGGCGGGAGGGGTCTTCAGGATGAAGGTGAAGGAGCGGTCCTGATACACGGTGATGATCACCGGGATGATCAGCCCCTCCTTGGCCTCCGCCTGCGTCTTGGCGTTGAACTGCTTGCAGAACTCCATGATGTTCACGCCCTGCTGACCGAGGGCGGGACCGATCGGCGGGGCGGGGTTCGCCTTGCCGGCGGGGATCTGCAACTTGACCTGACCTGTGACCTTCTTCATCGGCGGACTGCTGCCTTTCGAGAGGGTGGTTCCGACGGGCCGCCAGACGGGGCGACCCTCCCACCCGTTGATCCGCGCCCGGGGAAAGGGCGCGGAAGACTGTTGAAACTAGCCGGTGGTCTTCTCCACCTGCATGAAGTCGAGCTCCACGGGGGTCGCACGGCCGAAGATGCTGACGAGCACGCGCACGCGGCCCTTCTCCGGGTTGACCTCTTCCACGGTGCCGTTGAAGTTGGCGAACGGGCCGTCGATGACGCGCACCGTGTCGCTGGTCTCGAACTGGACCTTGGGCTTGGCCTTGTGGGCGCCCTCGGTGACCTGCGCGGTGAGGCGCTCGACCTCGCGGTCCGACATGGGCCGGGGCTGCTCGTTCTGGCCGACGCCCGGGAACCCCGTCACCTTGGAGGTGTTCTTCACCAGGTGGACGGTGGTGTCGCTGAGCTCCATCTGGACGAAGATGTAGCCCGGAAAGAGCTTGCGGCGGGTGGTCTTCTTCTCGCCGTTCACCATCTCCACGACCTGCTCCATGGGGATGAGGATCTCACCAATCAGATCCTGGTCCTGCAGGCCCTTGAGGCGCACCTGCTCTTCCAGGTTCTTCTTCGCCTGGTTCTCGTAGTTCGAGTAGGTCTGGACCGTGAACCATTTCTTCGCCATTACAGCTTCCCCCACAGGGCAGGCAGCCACTCCACCATCAAGTTGTAGGCGACGGTGTCGATGCAGAAGAGCAGAACGGCCGCCACGAGCGAGGCGACGACCACGGCCATGGTCGACGCGCGGGTCTCCGTCCAGGTAGGCCAGGTGACCTTCATGAGCTCGGACGCCACGTCGATGGAGAGGGCGTGCGTGCGAGGGTGGAAGTAGGCCGCCAGCACCAGGGCCAGGCCCGCCAGGTAACCCACCAGCGTCGACACGCGCCAGCCGAGCCCTTCGAAGAGCTCCACGTCGCTCCAGCCGAACCGGCTCCAGAGCAACCCGAAGACGTGCTCCAGGAAGAGGGCCAGGACGATGCCGGCGACGAGATAGAAGATGACCACGAGCCGCTTGGGGTCGATGCCCGAGCGGTTAGCCTGCTGGCTGGCCTCAGATGCCGTCGCCATGGTGCCTCACGAGGGACTGCGGAAGCGGGACTGCGAAAAGGCAGGGACCCCCGGCACCGCTCGGTACCGGGGGTCCCTGTACTGAAGCTGGCAGGCCAGGAGGGATTCGAACCCCCAACACGCGGATTTGGAGACCGCTGCTCTACCGTTGGAGCTACTGGCCTAAACCTTCATGGAACGGACGACCTAGACCTTGCCTTCCTTGTGGTCCGTGTGCTTGCGGCAGCGAGGGCAGAACTTGCTCAGCTCAAGCTTGTCCTGGCTCTTCCGCTTGTTCTTCGTGGTCGTGTAGTTCCGCTCTTTGCACGTGGTGCATTCGAGCGAGATGATGGAACGGTTACCCTTAGGCATGGTTCATTTCACCAGATGCGAGAAGGGAAGGCTACAAAAGCAGCCCTCCCCTCCGCAACTCAGTGCCCGTGAAAGCCGGTCGGCGGGAAGCCGACTAGGCGATGATCTCCGCAACGACGCCGGCGCCCACCGTACGGCCACCCTCGCGGACGGCGAACCGGAGCTCCTTCTCCATCGCGACCGGGGTGATGAGCTCCACCTCGATGGCGATGTTGTCGCCCGGCATGACCATCTCGACGTTGTCCGGCAGCTTCACCGTGCCCGTCACGTCCGTGGTGCGGAAGTAGAACTGCGGACGGTACCCCTTGAAGAACGGGGTGTGACGGCCGCCCTCTTCCTTCGACAGCACGTAAATCTGCGCCTTGAACTTCGTGTGCGGCGTGATGCTGCCCGGCTTCGCCAGCACCTGGCCACGCTCCATGTCCTCGCGCTTGAGGCCACGGACCAGCGCGCCGATGTTGTCGCCCGCGCGGCCCTCGTCCAGCAGCTTGCGGAACATCTCCACGCCCGTCACCACCGTCTTCTGCGTCGCGCGGAGGCCCACGACTTCCACTTCCTCGCCCACCTTGATGACACCGCGCTCCACGCGGCCCGTCGCCACGGTGCCACGGCCGGCGATGGAGAAGACGTCTTCCACCGGCATCAGGAAGGGCTTGTCCGTCGCGCGCTGCGGCGTCGGGATGTAGCTGTCCACCGCCTCCATCAGCTTCAGGATGGCCGGCTCGCCGATGTCGCTGGTGTCACCCTCCAGCGCCTTCACCGCGGAGCCGGGGACGATGGGGATGGTGTCGCCGGGGAACTCGTACTTCTTCAGGAGGTCACGCACCTCCATCTCGACGAGCTCACGCAACTCCGGGTCGTCCAGCAGGTCCACCTTGTTCAGGAAGACCACGATGTAGGGCACGCCCACCTGGCGGGCCAGGAGGATGTGCTCGCGCGTCTGGGGCATCGGGCCGTCCGCCGCCGACACCACCAGGATGGCGCCGTCCATCTGCGCCGCGCCGGTAATCATGTTCTTCACGTAGTCGGCGTGCCCCGGGCAGTCGACGTGCGCGTAGTGGCGGTTCTTCGTCTTGTACTCCACGTGCGCCGTGGAGATGGTGATGCCGCGCTCACGCTCTTCCGGCGCCTTGTCAATCTGGTCGTACGCCAGGAACGTGGCGCCGCCCGTCTTCGCCAGCACCTTCGTGATGGCCGCCGTCAGCGACGTCTTGCCGTGGTCCACGTGCCCAATCGTTCCGATGTTCACGTGGGGCAGGCTGCGATCGAACTTTTCCTTGGACATGACACTCCTCGAAAAATGGAGCCCTGAACCAGGATTGAACTGGTGACCTCGTCCTTACCAAGGACGCGCTCTGCCAACTGAGCTATCAGGGCTTGGCGATGCACTACAACGGTTGGAGCGGGAAATGGGATTCGAACCCACGACATTCAGCTTGGAAGGCTGACGCTCTACCAACTGAGCTATTCCCGCATTGCCGAGTGGAGAGAGGTGGATTCGAACCACCGTAGGCGTAGAGCCGGCAGATTTACAGTCTGCTCCCTTTGGCCGCTCGGGCATCTCTCCAGATATTCGCTTGTCGTGCTGCGCGCTGCTTCCTACACCATCCCGCTGCGTCTCGGGCCCTTTTCCGCGGCCCGTCCTACCTGGCCGGCGGCGGGATTTGAACCCGCGACCTACTGATTACAAATCAGTTGCTCTACCGACTGAGCTACACCGGCATCCATCCAGCAACTGCCCCGCCCTACCTCATCCCGAGCGGACCGTCAACCCCTCGGCAGCGACTTGAGAGGCGCGACCTTTTAGAAGCCCCCACTCTCCAAGTCAAGGAGATTGATCCGGGGTCATCAGCGGGAAGGACGGCCCCGCTGACGGGCGACCTCGTATAGCAGAATCGCGGCGGAAACCGACGCATTCAGTGAACCGACCTGACCTCCCATGGGAATCCGGAGGCGGAAGTCGCAGTGCTTGAGGACGCCTTCCCTCACGCCCGCCCCCTCGGCCCCCACGACCAGCGCCAGGGGCCCGTCCAGCCGGGCGCTCCACAGGGGCTCGGCGCCCTCGATGTCCGCGGCCGCGACCCACAGGCCCGCTTCCTTCAGCTGCTCCAGGGCGCGCGAAATGTTGGTGACGCGCGCGATGGGGCAGTACTCGACGGCGCCCGCGGAGGCCTTGGCCACCGTGCCCGTCACCTGCACGGCCCGGTCCTTGGCCAGGACGACGCCGTGGGCCCCGAGCGCGTGGGCCGAGCGGATGATGGCGCCCAGGTTGTGCGGATCCTGGATGCCGTCGAGCACGACGACGAGCGCGGGCTGCCCCTTGGCCTTCGCCGCGTCGAGGACGTCCTCCAGTTCGACGTACTGGAAGCCGCGCAGCTCGGCGACGACGCCCTGGTGCACGCCGCCTTCCGCCATGGCGGTCAGCCGCTCCCGGCCGACCTTCTCCACCCGGACACCCGCGTCGCGCGCGCGGCTGAGCAGCTCGCCCGCGGCCTTGGCGCCCACCTGACCGTCGACGATGAAGAGGCGCTCCACCGCGTCCGGATGGGCGCGAAGGGCCTCCAGCACGGGATTGACGCCATGGACGTAGCGCGGGGCTTCGTGGCCGCCGCGGTCGCCACCAGAAGGCTTGGGGGAGCGCTCTCGCATGGGGGCTACTGGACCTCCACGGGCAGCGAGAAGGTCTTCTTCTGACGGGCGCAGATCTTCTCCGTGCAGATGAAGAAGGTCAGCGTCGCGTCCAGCGTGCCCTTGCCGGCGGACACCGCGGTGAAGGGGACCTCGAAGCGCGGATCCACGAACTGCTGGCCGGCGGCCTTCTTCGCCACCGACTGCTCGCGGGTCAGCGTCTTCTGGGCGGGCGTCAGCTGCGTGCCCTTCAGCTCCAGCTTCAGGGGGGCCTCGTCGGAGACGTGGGCGCCGGGCTTGGACTTGATGGCGAGCACGAACGTGCCCTGCCCTCCGGCCTTCACCTGCGTCGACGTCCCCTCGGTGGTGACTTCATAGAGGGTGGCGGGGTCCACGTCCTGGGCCAGCACCGGCGCTCCGACCAGTGTCAGCAGCAGGGGGGCCAGGGTCGGGAGGCGGCGGGGGCTGGGCATGGGTGTCTCCAGGAAGGCGGCGTTCGTATACCGGGGCTTCGGACGGTCGGGGAGCGCTTTCTCTTCTAACTCCGTGGCGCGTTCACCTTCACGGTCCCCTTGCGCTCCGGCGGCGGGAGCAGGGCCTGCGGCGTCTCCAGGGCGGCGCTCCAGACGGGGGCGGCGCCGGCGACGAGGGCCTCTGCGCGCTCGATGATGGGCGTGGCCAGGTCCATGCCCGTCGCGGCCTCCATCTCCAGGAGGGCGGGCGAGCTGTTGACCTCGAAGACCTTGGGGTGGCCCTGGACGTCCAGGATGTCCACGGCGGCCACCTCCAGGCCCACGAGCCGGGCGACCTTCTCCGCGGTGGCGCGGTGGCCGGGGGACAGCGTCAGGGCCTCCAGCCGGGCGCCCCGGTTCAGCGTGTGCGAGAGGCGGCCGGGACGCGGCTTGCGCAGCACCCCGGCGATGGCCTGTCCGCCCACCACGAGGACGCGCACGTCCTGACCGGTGCTCCGCACGTACTCCTGCATGACGATGTTGTGCCCCAGGCCGAGCACCGCCTCGAGCGCGGCCTCCAGCGACTGGAGGCTCTCGCAGACCATCACGCCGTGCTTCTCCTGGCCCTGGAGGAGCTTCACCAGCACGGGCACCCCGCCCACCAGGCCGACCATCTCCTTGAGGTGGGCCGCGTCCCGCGCCATCACCGTGGCGGGGACGTCGATGCCGTGGGCGGACAGCAGCTGGAGCGCGCGCATCTTGTTACGCGACTGCGCGATGGCCTGGGCATGGTTCACCAGGGGCACGCGCGCCAGACCGAACTGGTTCACCACCGCGAGCCCGTAGGTGCTGATGGACAGGGCGATGCGCGGGATGACGACGTCGGTGGGGGTGAGCTTCTTGCGGTCGTAGAGGAGGGTCGCCTGGCTGCCCCCGTCCAGATGCATCTGCACCCGGAGCGGGTTGAGCACGCGGACCCGGTGTCCCCTCGCGCGTCCTGCCTCGACGATCCGCCGCGTGGACGAGATGGAAGCGGAACGCGAGAGGACGGTGATTTTCATGGCGGAGGCGACCGGCGGCGAGGACCCTATAATCCCCGCCTCCGCCCGCGTAAAGCCGCCTCCGCCTGCCTGCCGGCTTAGAGCCGACGGATGGCGCGCACTTCGACTTCGACGGGGTCTTCCGGACGCGACGACTCCAGCTTCGCGCAGGCGCTGCCGGTAAACGTCACGCCGGCCGGCCCCATCGACCAGGTGTCGGGGCCCGCGAGCGTCCGCTCGCCATCGATGTAGACGACGACGAGCTTGTCGTCGGACGGCAGCTGGCTCGGATCGAGCTTGATGAAGCAGGGGTCAATGGTCGCGAGCTCCTCGCTGATGGCCTTCAGCGCGGAGGCCAGCTCCTCCCGGTTGCCCGCCTGGTAGAAGGCGCGGTTGCAGAAGCCAGAGCCCTGGTTGCAGGTGTCGCCGGCGCCGCAGTCCAGGTCCACCTTGCAGTCACGCGCGAAGCCGCCCGCGAGCGCCATCTCGTTGAGCACCGCGGGGCCGTTGCCCGAGGACGTCTCCGCGCCGAAGCCGATGACGATGGTCCGGATGCCGTTGGCCTTCAGCGCATTGACCTCCTGCACGGAGGCGTTCTTGTCCAGGCAACCCCGCTTGTAATAGGGGCTCTGCGGCGGCGAGCACTGCGACGCGGACGGGAGCGTGCAGCTGCACTCCGTCATGCTGCCGTTGTACTCGTTGAACTCGTTGCAGTTGGGCAGACCGTCCGTCAGCAGGATGACGATCTGATCGCGATCCTGCGAGTTGGGCGTCAGCAGCGAGCCCGCGAACTTCAGGCTTCCACTCGTCGGCGTACCGCCCTTGGGCCGGTTCGCTCCTCCGTTGGGGATGGCCTGCAGCTTCGCGTTGACCTGGAGCGCGTACTCCTGGAGGGCGTCGTCCGTATCGCGGTCGAGCGGGATGACCGCGCGGACGCTTTCACCCGTGGAGGCGGCCGCGCACGACTGGCTCACGGTCGGCGTCTCCGTGGTGATGGGCGCCGGATAGGTGGTCAGGCCGAAGCGGACCAGCTTGCCGCTTTCCTGGAGGAAGGGGCCCATGGCGCCCTGGAGTTCCGACCAGCGTGTGGGGCACTTCGACGTGTCGCAGGGATACTGCTCGGCGCAGGTCAGGGTGCGGCCCAGTTCGTCCTGGGTGTCGCACGCACGCTGCCCGTTGACGATCAGGTCCTTGTTGACCGGCTCCGTCATCGAGCCGGAGGTGTCCACCAGCAGCATGACGTCCGGCTTGCTCTTGCGAGCGGTGATGACCGACTCCACGGTCGTCTGGGCGATCGCGAGCGGATCCACCGGCTCGAAGTCATAGGTCTGACAGCCGGCCATCACGGCAACACCGAGGATGCCGGCCAGCAGTGCGCTCAGGGGGGTCGACTTGGCGCGCATAGGCTTTGAGGATTTCCTTCCAGGGGGGAACAACGGACTGCGAATGCCGCAGCGTAACGCGTGGACGCCCGCCGAGGCTAC contains the following coding sequences:
- a CDS encoding ATP-grasp domain-containing protein translates to MKITVLSRSASISSTRRIVEAGRARGHRVRVLNPLRVQMHLDGGSQATLLYDRKKLTPTDVVIPRIALSISTYGLAVVNQFGLARVPLVNHAQAIAQSRNKMRALQLLSAHGIDVPATVMARDAAHLKEMVGLVGGVPVLVKLLQGQEKHGVMVCESLQSLEAALEAVLGLGHNIVMQEYVRSTGQDVRVLVVGGQAIAGVLRKPRPGRLSHTLNRGARLEALTLSPGHRATAEKVARLVGLEVAAVDILDVQGHPKVFEVNSSPALLEMEAATGMDLATPIIERAEALVAGAAPVWSAALETPQALLPPPERKGTVKVNAPRS
- the cglB gene encoding adventurous gliding motility lipoprotein CglB, which translates into the protein MRAKSTPLSALLAGILGVAVMAGCQTYDFEPVDPLAIAQTTVESVITARKSKPDVMLLVDTSGSMTEPVNKDLIVNGQRACDTQDELGRTLTCAEQYPCDTSKCPTRWSELQGAMGPFLQESGKLVRFGLTTYPAPITTETPTVSQSCAAASTGESVRAVIPLDRDTDDALQEYALQVNAKLQAIPNGGANRPKGGTPTSGSLKFAGSLLTPNSQDRDQIVILLTDGLPNCNEFNEYNGSMTECSCTLPSASQCSPPQSPYYKRGCLDKNASVQEVNALKANGIRTIVIGFGAETSSGNGPAVLNEMALAGGFARDCKVDLDCGAGDTCNQGSGFCNRAFYQAGNREELASALKAISEELATIDPCFIKLDPSQLPSDDKLVVVYIDGERTLAGPDTWSMGPAGVTFTGSACAKLESSRPEDPVEVEVRAIRRL